AACGCTGTTGCACGAAGGCGGTCACGCCGTGCATTCGTTTGTGACGCGCGATCTGGCGTTGAATTCCTTCAAACATACTCCTTCGGAAGTGGCGGAACTGGCATCGATGTCGATGGAATTGATTACGATGGATTTCTGGGATGAGTTTTTTGAAAATGAAAATGATCTGAAAAGAGCCAAGATCCAACATTTGGAATCGATTATTGAGACGCTTCCCTGGGTAGCTACGGTAGATAAATTCCAGCATTGGATGTATGAAAACCCTACGCATACCGCCGAGGAGCGTACAGCGGCGTGGACTCGGATCTATGAAGAATTTACAGATTCGATCATGGATTGGAATGGCCTGGAAAATTTCAAAAAGTACCTCTGGCAACGTCAGCTGCACATTTACGAGGTGCCATTCTATTATATCGAATATGGGATCGCGCAATTGGGGGCGATCGGAGTTTGGAAGAATTACCGCCAGGATCCTGCCGCCGGCCTCAAAGGTTACCTCGACGCATTAAAACTGGGCTATACCGCAACTATCGGTGAAATTTACCAGGCGGCGAATGTGCCTTTTGATTTTTCCGAAAAGAATATCACCGAACTCATCCGGTTTGTAAGTGATGAATTGGACGCGCTGAAAAAATAGTAATCCATTTGCGTGCCTGATTTGGTGGTTATGAAAATGGCGGTTATTTTTGCGCGTAATACTATTGAACTGTCAAAGAAATGAAAGTCTATAAAATTGTTGCATTTGTTGCCTCTGTTGCGCTGCTTACTTCCTGCGAATACCAAAAGTATAACCACATCGAGCAGAAAGACTATAACAAAGGAAATGAATACGTTTACGGTGTAAGCCCCGATTCATTGCCTCGACAGATGTCCTACAAATACGATGCGCAGCCAGAGCTTGACGGTCGCGTGAACGATATCAGGGCGAAGTTGTACGGTGGTATCACCAGCTCTGTTGTGAAGCAATAAGCTCATTTCTTAGAAATTATATAGAGATATCCCTGTCCATACGGGGATATCTTTTTTTTAAGGGCTATTGAATATTTTTAATACCGCACTCTGAATATAGTCCGTTTGCAAGCGCCCACTGAATAAGTGAAGTTGCGACTTTTTGAACATTTTTAATTTACTTTACGTATTCGAGGCAGGTTGATTTGATATAATTGAGAAAAATAAGTAATTAAAAGATACACAAACATGAATATAGCTTTGGTTACCGGCTCGGCTGGATTGATAGGAAGTGAATCGGTTGCGTTTCTGGCTGATAAATTTGATCTTGTCATCGGTGTTGACAACAATTTGCGTCAATACTTTTTCGGAGCGGACGGAAATACAGAGTGGAACCGGAACCGGATCCAGGACGCTTTCGGAAACTACAAGCACTATTCGGCAGATATCAGGGAAGTGAGTCAGTTGGAGCCGATTTTCAAGGAGTACGGATCAGACATTAAAATGATCGTACACGCAGCAGCACAGCCAAGCCACGACTGGGCAGCACGCGAGCCTTTTACCGATTTCGGCGTGAATGCGGTAGGGACACTGAATATGCTTGAAATGACTCGGCTGCACGCCCCTGAGGCAGTTTTTATATTCACTTCAACAAATAAAGTTTACGGCGATAACCCCAATTACCTGCCGCTGGTAGAATTGGAAACACGTTGGGAAATCGACGAAAACCACCCGTATTTCGAAAACGGTATTGACGAAAACCATAGCATTGACCATACAAAACATTCCATTTTCGGCGCTTCGAAAGTGGCAGCTGATATTATGGTACAGGAATACGGCCGGTATTTCGGAATGAAAACTGCCGTTTTCCGCGGAGGCTGCCTTACCGGTCCCAACCATTCCGGCGCGCAGTTGCACGGATTTCTGGCTTACCTGATGAAATGTGCGATTACCGGCAACCATTACACGATTTTCGGCTACAAAGGCAAGCAGGTACGTGACAATATCCACAGCCACGACCTTGTGAATATGTTCTGGCATTTTTACCAGAACCCACGTCCAGGCGAGGTTTACAATGCAGGCGGCGGCCGCTTCGCGAATTGCTCGATGCTGGAAGCGATCGCGCTGTGCGAGCAGATCTCAGGCAACAAACTTTCTTATTCTTATTCTGACACCAACAGGATCGGCGATCATATCTGGTATGTGAGCGATCTTTCTAAATTCAAATCTCACTATCCCGGCTGGAACCCGGAATATGGTTTGGTAGAGACACTTACACAAATGCACGATGGCATTTCGTCCAGACTAGGTTTGAAAACGGTTTAATTTTTATAGAATCTCCGGAGCGCCTGCTTCGGAGATTTACTATGTCGTCCCCAGATGTCAGAAAACTTTGTCATTATAATTCCTCAGTTCAACGACTGGGAGGCGCTGAACCTGCTGATTGAGAAAATAAATGCAGACGTCAGCACTTCAATTCTGGCTAATACTACTTTATTGGTTGTCGACGATTGTTCTTCAAGACTCCGCACATTACCTTTTGCTACTTTCAGCGGTAAGGAAATCAAGGTTTTAAGATTATACAGAAATCTTGGACATCAGAAAGCGATCGCGATCGGACTGTCCTACGTGGCTGAGCATCTCCCGACCGACAAAGTGATCGTCATGGATGCAGATGGAGAGGATGCTCCCTCTGATATCAACAGCCTGGTGAGAAAATCGCTTGAAGAGCCGGACAAGATCATTTTTGCAGAAAGAAACAAAAGAACAGAAGGGCTGCTATTCAGGTCGTTCTATATTATCTATAAGTTGATCTTCAACCTGTTGACCGGAAAAATGATCACTTTCGGAAATTTTAGTCTGATCCCAAAAAGCAGGCTGCAAAATTTGGTACGCGTTTCCGAGATCTGGAATAATTATCCCGGTGGCATTATCAAATCGCGCATTCCGTACGATTCTGTACTGACCAACCGGGCGAAAAGACTTGCTGGCGAAAGTAAAATGAACTTTGTATCGCTTGTTCTGCACGGCCTGAGCGCGATTTCGGTGATGATCGATACTACTGCTGTCCGGATACTGATTTTTTCTATTTTCATGTCTGGCGTGGCAATCGCCTTCATTTTTGTTATTTTATTTTTGAAACTGATCGGAAATGCGACACCGGGCTGGGCTTCCACTTTGGGCAGTACGCTGATGATCTTGATGCTGCAAGCGTTTTTAATCTCTCTTTTTCTGGTATTTATGGTGTTGCAATACCGTTCCCAGCAGCATTTCATTCCGGCTGTGCATTACCGTGACTTCGTGGAAAAGGTTGATACTATCGCCTAGCCGCCTATGATTACGTTCGACTATTCGCCCACTGTATACTGGTTAATCGGCTACATACTGGCGGCTGCGATCGTACTTGCTACTTACAAAAAAACCATCCCTTACTCCGTTTGGCTGGTCGGTGGAATAGCCCTTCTTTTCGTAATGCGGCTGCCGGTTATCGTTTTTAACCGCGAGCTGAACCCGGACGAAAGCCAGATGCTGAGCCACGCTATCACGCTATTTCAGGATCCGGTTTACTGGCGCTCAGTTGATGGCACTACGATCGGGCCGCTGGATATTTACTGGCTCGTGATCCCCCGCCTTTTTGGTTTTGAGATCAACTATACTTCCGGCCGGTTCATGGGGCTGATCAGTTCAGCTGGCGCGTTGCTTTTTTTATTCTTTGCGTTAAAAAACTGGTTTGGTGAAAAAGTGGCGCGAATCAGCTGGTTAGCACCGCTTTTTCTGCTTTCTTTCACGCAGGAAGTCGATTTCGTCCATTATTCCAGCGAGCAGATCCCGGTTTTGCTACTGGCGATTTGTGTCTGGTTTCTTTCCAGGTTGACAGGAAATTTGGGGCAGATCAGATGGAATGCATATTGGCTCGGTTTTGTAGCGGGCGCTATTCCTTTTGCCAAACTTCAGGCGGTTCCCCAGGCGCTTATCTTGGTGCTGGGCGGCCTATTTTATTGTTACCAATTCCTGAAAAGCAGGAACGGTTACCTGCCTACTTTAACGCTTTTACTGGGCGGAATTACCTTTCCATTACTCGCCCTGATCTGGATGTTAGCATTTGGCGTTTTCCAGGACATGATCGACTTCTACCTACTGGGCAACGCAGTTTACGCCGACGGTAAAGGTTTCCTCGAAATCCCCGCCCAGTTCCACACGATCTTTCGGCTGGCTCCTGATTTTGAAGTATTTACTTATGTTTTGATTGTGCCCATTATTTTGGGGGTAATACAGATTTTCGGGCCAGTTGTCAGGAAATCGTCGAATTTGACTTTACGTTTTATATTACTTTTCTCGGTATTAGGCAGCATTTACGCAGTCACCAAGTCAGGGAATGATTTTATTCATTACCTCAATTTTTGCATCATTCCCTGGACAATGCTCGCGGCATTCGGGTTAAAACCTATCGAAAAATGGGCGCTATCAATTCCGGTAGCCTTGTTAGTGTGGTTTGCGGCGGTTGATGGAGTTGGTTATTTGAGAGAGAGGAGGCTGAATAATTTCGATTCGGTTCATGCGCGGACGCTGGCTCAAAGTCCGGTGGTGCAGGAGCTGAATAAATACCGGAAAGAAAAAGATTATATGGTAGTCTGGGGCTGGCAATGTACCTATTATGTGGAAGCCCAGCTGGCCGAAGGTACCGCTGAAAACCACACCGAACGTTCTATTTTCGACCTGCCGGTCAGGGAGATTTATCGCAAGAGATTCATGTCCGATCTGGCGCGGACCAGACCTGCGTTCATTCTGGACGCAGTAGGAAAGAACAGTTTTTGGGTACAGGACAAAAAAACGCAGGGAATTGGAAGCTACCCTGCGTTGATTAAGTATGTTTCAGACAATTACAAATATATCGGTGACTTCGACGGCACAGATCTATACGTCCGGAGTGATCGCGCTGTTTTGAGCCAATAGATCAGAACCGGCATTCTCTGCCCGGAGCAGATCGTTCAATGTCGTTTTGTCCAAAACCGCCAGGTTGGCGTCCCGCCACCTTTCAAGTACTGTCCGAAGACTGCAGGTTTCTTCATCTTTGCAATCATCGCAGCGACCGTAAAAAAACATCGAAACGCACAGCGCAGGCGCGATCGGGCCGTCGATGATCCGCAGTACTTTAGAAAAATTCACTTCGCCGGGCGGTACGCGCAAAAGATAACCGCCGCCCTTTCCTTTTTGACTTTGCAAAACACCATTATTGCGCAGGTCCAGCAGAATAGCCTCCAAAAATTTCTTAGGGATCTTCTCTTTTTCAGCGATATAAGATATCAGGACAGGACCTTTTCCGTATTGCTCTGCTAAAACTTTCAGAGCTTTCAGGGCGTATTTGGCTTTTTTAGAAATCATTGTTGGTTAATGTGCTCTTTTTGGGGTTGGTTCCGGCGCAAAGATCAGGTGGTTTCAGAGAATTTTTTACCTGATTAATTCTAAATATCGAACATTTGATCACAAATCCTAATATTGCAGAACACTATTTGGCCCGGCAATAATTCCTGGATCTGATGCGCAGCCTGTCAGTTTCTCGGCGGCTTACCTCCGTTCAAGAGTCCCTGCATTCTTTCCAGTGTTTTCTTTTCGCCGCAGAGTGACAGGAAAGCTTCTCTTTCGAGGTCGAGCAGATATTGCTCGGTTACCATTTGCGGATAGCTCAAATCCCCGCCGTTGATCACATAAGCCAGTTTATTGGCGAGTTTGGCGTCGTGATCGCTGATGTAATTGGCAAGTCGCATCTGCGCGATACCCGCCATGAAAAGCGCCATGCCTGTTTTGCCCTGGACTTTGATATCACTTCGCTGTTTCGGTTGTGTGTAGCCGTTTTCAGCCAGCTCGACAGCAGCCTGTTTCGCCTCGGCGATCAGACGGGACCGGTTGAGAACAATCTGGTCTTTTTCCTGCAAATAATTCATTTCCCTCGCTTCCTGGGCGGAGGTGGACACTTTCGCCTGTGCAATATTCATGAAGGCAGTTTGCAGGATATTCAATTCGGTATCACCTGCGTGGTACATGTCCGAGCAGCGTAGCGCCATTTCCTTGGTACCGCCCCCGGCGGGGATCAGTCCGACGCCCAGTTCTACCAGTCCGATATAAGTCTCGGCATGCGCTACCACTTTATCGGCGTGCAGGTTCAGCTCGCAGCCGCCACCCAATGCCAGCGAATGCGGCGCCGTTACGACCGGAATTGAAGAATAGCGCACGCGCATCATCGTTTGCTGAAACTGTGCGATCACCATATTGATCTCGTCAAACTCCTGCTCGATCGCGAACATGAACAGCATGGCCAGGTTAGCTCCGGCAGAAAACGCCTCGGTGGATTCATTTCCGATCACCAGTCCGCGAAAATCCTTCTCCGCAATACTTATTCCTTTCTGGATACCTTCAATTACCTCCGCGCCCATCGTATTCATTTTGGATTTGAATTCGAGGTTCAAAATGCCGTCACCGATGTCGTACAGATTGGCACCTGCATTCTTCCATACAATGTTGTCAGACAGATTGCTGAGCAGGATGATGCTATCCTGGCCGGGGATTTTTTTGTAAGATTTGGAAGGAATATCATAATAAAGCCGCTTTCCGTTTTCTACTTTGTAAAAGGACTCGTTGCCTGCTTCCAGCATTTCATAAACCCACTGCGCAGGTTTCTGGTCAAGGCTTTCCATGATACCGAGCATATTTTTCAGCCCGATCGCATCCCAGGTTTCAAACAGGCCGAATTGCCAGCCAAAACCAGCGGAAATCGCCTGATCAATCCTGAAAATTTCATCAGAGATTTCAGGAATGCGGAAAGTGGCGTACCGGAATATATCGGCGAATGTTTTTCTGTAAAATTCACCGACCTTATCCTCACCTGCCAGCAATACGGGAAAGCGCTTCCAGGTATCTCCGATAGCTTTCGTAGTTTCCAGGGTTGGAAATTTTACTTTTCCCGAAGGTTTGTATTCCAGCGTTTCAAAATCGAGCGCAAGGATTACAGATTTACCTTTTTCGTCTTTTATTTTTTTATAAAAACCCTGACCGGTTTTGTCGCCAAGCCACTTATTATCAAACAGTTTCTGCATCACAGCAGGCAGCTTGAATGCGTCGCGGGATTCGTCGGTACCTTCACCGGAAGCATACAGATTGTTCGCTACGTGAACCGTCGTATCCAGTCCGACCACATCCGAAAGCCGGTAAGTACCCGACTTGGGCCGGCCTGCAACCGGACCGGTAAGCTTATCAACTTCATCTACACTTAGCCCCATTTCCTCCGCCACGCGGATCGTCTGAATCAGTGCATATATGCCCAGCCGGTTGGCGATAAAGCCTGGGGTATCTTTACATAATACGGTGGTTTTTCCCAAAAACAGGTCACCATAATGCATCAGAAACTCAATGATCTGCGGATCGGTATCGGTAGTCGGAATGATTTCGAGCAGGCGCAGATACCTGGGCGGGTTGAAAAAGTGGGTGGCGCAGAAATGCTTCCTGAAATCCTCGCTCCGGCCTTCCGCCATTAAATGGATCGGGATACCGGAAGTATTCGAGGTAATGAGCGTCCCGGGCTTGCGAAGCGCGTCTACTTTTTCAAAAAGACCTTTCTTGATATCCAGCCGCTCTACGACTACTTCAATTACCCAGTCGTAGTTTTTAATATCAGCCAGGTTATCGTCAAAGTTTCCCGTTTTAATGCGGGAGGCAAATGTCGGGCTATATAGTGAAGCCGGGGTAGCCTTAATAGTTTGTTGAAGCGATTCGTTTACGATCTTATTTCGGAAAGCCGGGTGTTCTGCGGTTACGCCTTTGGCCTTTTCGACTTCGGAAAGCTCTTTCGGAACAATATCAAGCAAAAGGACTTCCACACCTATGTTTGCAAAATGACAGGCAATTCTGGATCCCATGATCCCGGAACCTAACACAGCTACTTTACGGATTGAACGGTTCATTTGTTAATGCTTTTGGTTCTAAGAATAGTTGTCGCGGGCTAAAATTCATCAATTCCGCCGTCGCCAGCCTTTAACTTTTGATTTTCTTCTTCGACTAGCCTGTTGATATCTTTGATCACTTCAAAAAATGTGACCAGCTTATCGAGTGGGATTTTGTCCCTGATCATTGTATTCAACGAAATAACGCCTTCCCGCGCCAGCTCACGCTTTTCTTTTCCCAGATCAGTCAGTACAATTCGTACAAAACGTTTGTCGTTTTCACTGATTTCGCGCCTGATTAACCCTTTCTCTTCCAGTGTTTTGAGCATCCGCACCAGGCTCCGCGGCTCCATACCAAGCAACGGTGCGATTTTGGTGGCCGGCGTTCCGTTTTCAATATCAATATTCAGGAGCACATAGCCGACAGACATGGTAGTATCATGCCTGGCAGCGTAAGTGTTGTACATTCTTGAAATAGAATGCCAGGCCCTTTTTATCTGAAAATCAACGGTTTTCTCTTTGCGCATCGCTCTTGATTAGCTTCGTAATTTCAGTGAAGCCCTGCCCACAAATGTAAAAATCGAAGTAGTATTATGCAAGCATACTATTTTTTGGTTATAAAAAAACGCACCATAGTCAATTGCACTGCCCCCCAAAAGTTAGACACTTCTTGGGGGTATTTTTATGGGTAAAAACAGAAAACACAGTGCAGAGTTGAGGTTAGCGGTTGTAAAATCTTATTTAGGCGGAGGTGGTATTAATGAATTGGCCAGACGCTTTGGGATTACTAGGTCCTGTATACAGAAATGGGTGGGACACTATAAACAAGGCGGCGGTTCAAGTCTTTTGCCGCAATACGGGCGCGATTACACAATAGAATTTAAGCAACAAGTTGTGTTCGCTTATCAGAAACAGGGTTTATCTTTGAATGAGTGCTGCTTCAAATTTAAAATACCCAGTAAAAGTACTTTACATGTTTGGGTCCGGCAGTATGAGCAGTTTGGTATAGATGGTTTTAGCACGGCCCGTGGCAGGCCCAGGTCTATGAAAAACAAACCCAAGATCATAAAAACATACGGTCCATTGACCCGGTTAGAGCAGCTCGAAAACGAAAACCTGCGCCTGAGGGCAGAAAATGACTTGCTAAAAAAGTTGGATGCCTTAATCCGCCAGAAGGAAGCTGCGCAAAAGAAAAAGCGTTGACAATCCATGGGTTAAGGCAGAAATATCCGCTTGAATTGCTTTTGGAGCTCTTTGAAATACCCAGGAGCAATTTCTACTACCATATTAAAAATAGCGCTCAGGCCAGCAAGTATAAGGAGGCGAAAAAGCAGATCAGGCAAGTTTACGATCGGCATAAGGGAAGGTTCGGCTACCGTCGCATCACAATGATGATCAGGAAGATGGGCAGCGAGCTCAACCATAAAACGGTCTTAAAGCTGATGAAGTCCATGGGCCTGAAATCGTTGATCCGTCTCAAAAGGTACCGCTCTTACAAAGGCCAGACAGGCAGGGTTGCGCCCAATATTCTCAACAGGGATTTTAAATCTGAAAAACCATCACAGAAATGGGCGACGGATGTCTCCGAGTTCAGGGTGAAAGACAAAAAACTTTTTCTGTCTCCTATTATTGACCTGTTTAATGGAGAAATCATCAGTTACAACCTGTCCGAATCAGCTAATTTTAAGCAAGTAACACAAATGCTCGAAACGGCATTTAAAAAGATCAATAAGCCAGAAAATCTGGTACTGCATTCCGACCAGGGCTGGCAATACCAAATGAGTAAATATCAAAAAATACTTGAATCGAAGGGTATTATCCAAAGCATGTCCAGAAAAGGCAACTGCCTGGACAATGCGATTATTGAAAACTTTTTTGGCACCATTAAATCAGAGTTGTTCTACCTGAACAAATACCAAAGCACCGACCAGCTGAAAGAAGACATCAAGGAATATATCGACTACTACAACAACGACAGGATCAGGCTTAATTTAAATGGAATGAGCCCGGCACAATACCGGGCTCATCACACTAATCGTTAAATTATAAAACGTCCAACTTTTGGGGTTCAGTCCAATAGCTACGGTGCGTTTTTCAATATCTCTATTTTTCAGCGATAAGCTTGTCCATCAAGGTATTGAACTCGGTCACGAACTCGTCATAGTACTTGCCTGTTCCCGGGCCCGAAAAGCCGGTATGTATCTCGCGGACTTTTCCTTTTTTATCAACAAAAATGGTAGTGGGATAGGACATTACCTTATTGAGCATCGGAAGTGCTTTGGCCGTCGCCTCCTCAGAAGTCGTACCCGCAAGTACTACGGGGTAATTGATCTTGAAACGATCTACCATCTTGGTAATCTTTGGATTAGCGATCTCCGGCTTGTCTGAACGTTCAAATGAAAGCCCGATGATTTCTACGCCTCGGTCTTTATTTTTATCATACCAGGGCGCGAGGAAGTTGGTTTCGTCCATACAATTCGGGCACCACGAGCCCATGATCTGAATGATGACCGGCTTGCCCGCAAACCGGGGATCCTGCAACGACCATTCTTTACCGGAAGGATCAGCGAATTTGAAATCGACGCGATCGGCGCCGGGCTTCATGAATGTGAGGCTATTCGCATCAGGCAGCTCTGCTTTCGGGTCGAGTGTTGCAGCCCACGTCCGTGAAGCTTTAAGCCCGGATTTCAGGGACCCGGTCATTTTTCCGTCACCAATAGCGGCTTTAAAAAGCTTTGCATTGGAACCGTCAAAAGTGGAAAGGAAAAGGCTGTCCCCGTTCACACTTCCTGTCAGATAACGATAATCGCCGGTAGTGGTCAGAAATGAACCTGTAACATCGGTTCCGGTTTGAGTGAGTACACCTACGGCCTGCGTACTGTCGCCCGTTTCTTCATTAATAAAAATCGTAGCCCACTTGCCGGTAACATTTTTTGCGCTTTTGGCTTCGCCTGGTTTGAAGAAAGTGTATTTCTCGCCAAACTTCGCCTCAAAAGGTAGTGACCCGGAAACTACGCCGTTTGCCAATCGGTAATAAACACCTTTTAAATGCTCATCCTCCGCTATTGCGACAATTTTGGCATCAAAAAGCTGCATCGTGATCACCAGCGAATCGTTTTCGAAATATGCGGTGTCCATGCTCAGCTTTTCGGCCCCGTTCAATGCATAAACGTTGTACGTTTTTCCATCGGGATTTTTCGAGATATCGAGCAGAAACGGAAGTTCCTGATTGTCACGGCTAAGCGTGGCGCGCCAGATGCCATTTTTAAGATTGGCTTCGGAGGACGATTTGCAGCCGATCTGGAATAAAAAAAATAGCAGGGAAACTCCTGAAATGATCGCTCTCATAAACAGTTTGTTATAATAGAAATATAAGTGTAGCAAGAAAATTAAATCCCATGCAGGTCGCAATTCCTACGCGCTAAAATTGCTAAGTTTGTAACTGCCTCCCGGTAAAAATTAGTTCCTAAAAATAGTCTCTTTTCACAATGGATCAACAAAGTACCTATCACGAACCTGTCATGTTGCAGGAATGTCTTGAAGGATTACAAATCGATCCAACCGGTATTTACGTCGATGTCACATTTGGAGGCGGCGGACATTCCAAAGCGATATTGGAACGGCTGACAACCGGTCGGCTGCTCGTTTTCGACCAGGATCCCGATGCCGCCCGGAATGCGGAAGCTTTGAAAGAAGACAAGCGATTTACATTCATAGCCGCCAATTTCAGGCATTTGAAAAGGTACCTGAAACTGCACAAAGCAGAAAAAGTCAATGGTATCCTGGCCGATCTGGGCGTTTCTTCCCATCAGATCAATACCCCTGAAAGAGGATTTTCAACGAGATTCGAGGCGGACCTGGATATGCGGATGAACCCTGGCACCGACAAAACTGCTCGCGAAGTGTTGAATTCGAGATCGGCGCGGGAGCTGCAAAGGATATTAGGAATGTACGGCGAGGTAACCAATGCAAAAACTGCTGCTGAAGCGATTTTTTCTTCACGCCATAATACGCCCATTGAAACTGTCAATGATTTAAAAGGTATCCTGATGCGTTTTGCGCCCAAACATCGTGAAAACAAATATTTTGCCCAGGTTTTCCAGGCTTTGCGGATTGAGGTAAATGATGAATTACTGGTGCTGGAAGAATTTCTTTCGCAAGTGCCGGAAGTGCTCGCTCCTGGTGGAAGACTGGTAGTTATGTCTTACCATTCGCTGGAAGACAGGCTCGTCAAGAACTTTATCCAAAAAGGAAAATTTGACGGAGAGCTCGAAAAAGACTTCTACGGAAATGTATTAAAGCCACTCAACAGCGTTACCAGAAAGCCGGTAGAGGCGACCGAGGAAGAAGTGGCCAGAAATCCAAGAGCGAGGAGCGCGAAATTAAGAAGCGCAGAAAAGGAAGAGTAAATAGTTGACTCAACGCATTATAACTGGAAATTGAGCATGGCGGAAAATAAAAAAAAACCAAAACCGATACCCCCGAAACCGCCTAGACGCAAGCGGGAATATCATCTTTTTAACTGGCTGAACAAATTTTTACCGCTCGACCGGGTATTCGGTGAAAAAGCGCCGGGTCGTGAGGAGCGGCTGCCTGTCAAATACTTCTATTATTTTGGCTGGGTGGTGATTTTGCTGGTAGCCTATGAAAGGATCGGATTTCAGTCTGAACAATATGTGCGGAACAGCATTAAGCTGAAAAAGGAAGTGGACGATCTGCGTGCCGAGTACCATTCCATTCATTCAGAATATCAGAAAAGTAAAAAGCAGTCTGTTATCATTGAAAAAGTGAGAGCAACGGGTCTGGAGGAAAACCTGACGCCACCGAAGAAGATCATTGTCAAAGCCGAGGAATATTGATCTTAAGAGACTCAACAAATATTTAAAAGTAATTTTTTCTTCCCCGTATGAAGAACGAAATTGAAAGTGGTCAAAACAATAAGAAAGCGCTGATTAACAGGGCCAGGACTGTTGGCTGGCTGTTATTCCTGCTCGCTGTGCTGGTATTCGTGAAACTGATCCGGGTGCAGTATTATGACGAATTCAAAGGCAAGACGTGGGCTGAATATTCAGCTAAAAACGACCTGAAACTGGATACGATCCCTGCTATGCGCGGGAATATTTATTCCAATGATAAAAGTCTGCTGGCGACTTCGCTGCCGTATTATTTTATCGGACTTGATACCAAAGTCGCTGACTCGACCTATTTCCACGAGCATATTGATGAACTATCGTCTTTATTGGCGAAGAGTTTCGGAGAAAATACGGCTGCCGGTTACAGGAGCAAGATCATGCGTTACCGGGTAAGTAAAACCAAACGTTACCTGCGACTGAAAAGCCGGGAGATCAGTTATCTGGATCGGGAGAAAGTAAAAAAGTGGCCGTTTTTTGCCAAACATAAGAAAGGCGGAGGTGGAAAGTTCGAAACGATCTATAAGAGATATAAACCATATAGCCCGATGGCCGACCGGACGATTGGCGGCATTGATCCTAAAACGGGGAAGGGGTACATTGGTCTGGAAGCTAGTTTTGATAAAATACTGGAGGGTAAATCGGGTATCGGCTGGGTAGAATTGGTAGAGGGCGGCATGAAAATTCCGGTAGGCGATGCATTGAATGTGCAGCCGGAGGCGGGGCGCGATGTTTACACTACTTTGGATATGAAAGTCCAGGATATGGCCGAGATCGCATTGCGGCGTAAGCTGAATGAAATGGATGCGGATTTTGGCTCGGTGGTGATCATGGAAGTAAAAACCGGTGAGATCAGGGCGATGGCCAATCTGACGAAACGTGGCGACCACAAGTATGAGGAAGTTTTCAATTACG
This Dyadobacter sp. UC 10 DNA region includes the following protein-coding sequences:
- a CDS encoding IS3 family transposase; the protein is MELFEIPRSNFYYHIKNSAQASKYKEAKKQIRQVYDRHKGRFGYRRITMMIRKMGSELNHKTVLKLMKSMGLKSLIRLKRYRSYKGQTGRVAPNILNRDFKSEKPSQKWATDVSEFRVKDKKLFLSPIIDLFNGEIISYNLSESANFKQVTQMLETAFKKINKPENLVLHSDQGWQYQMSKYQKILESKGIIQSMSRKGNCLDNAIIENFFGTIKSELFYLNKYQSTDQLKEDIKEYIDYYNNDRIRLNLNGMSPAQYRAHHTNR
- a CDS encoding peroxiredoxin family protein, which gives rise to MRAIISGVSLLFFLFQIGCKSSSEANLKNGIWRATLSRDNQELPFLLDISKNPDGKTYNVYALNGAEKLSMDTAYFENDSLVITMQLFDAKIVAIAEDEHLKGVYYRLANGVVSGSLPFEAKFGEKYTFFKPGEAKSAKNVTGKWATIFINEETGDSTQAVGVLTQTGTDVTGSFLTTTGDYRYLTGSVNGDSLFLSTFDGSNAKLFKAAIGDGKMTGSLKSGLKASRTWAATLDPKAELPDANSLTFMKPGADRVDFKFADPSGKEWSLQDPRFAGKPVIIQIMGSWCPNCMDETNFLAPWYDKNKDRGVEIIGLSFERSDKPEIANPKITKMVDRFKINYPVVLAGTTSEEATAKALPMLNKVMSYPTTIFVDKKGKVREIHTGFSGPGTGKYYDEFVTEFNTLMDKLIAEK
- the rsmH gene encoding 16S rRNA (cytosine(1402)-N(4))-methyltransferase RsmH — its product is MDQQSTYHEPVMLQECLEGLQIDPTGIYVDVTFGGGGHSKAILERLTTGRLLVFDQDPDAARNAEALKEDKRFTFIAANFRHLKRYLKLHKAEKVNGILADLGVSSHQINTPERGFSTRFEADLDMRMNPGTDKTAREVLNSRSARELQRILGMYGEVTNAKTAAEAIFSSRHNTPIETVNDLKGILMRFAPKHRENKYFAQVFQALRIEVNDELLVLEEFLSQVPEVLAPGGRLVVMSYHSLEDRLVKNFIQKGKFDGELEKDFYGNVLKPLNSVTRKPVEATEEEVARNPRARSAKLRSAEKEE
- a CDS encoding FtsL-like putative cell division protein, coding for MAENKKKPKPIPPKPPRRKREYHLFNWLNKFLPLDRVFGEKAPGREERLPVKYFYYFGWVVILLVAYERIGFQSEQYVRNSIKLKKEVDDLRAEYHSIHSEYQKSKKQSVIIEKVRATGLEENLTPPKKIIVKAEEY